Genomic segment of Salvia splendens isolate huo1 unplaced genomic scaffold, SspV2 ctg51, whole genome shotgun sequence:
GGGAAAGTTGGGGATGCTACTTTACGCATTTTGAACTCTGTCTGGTTTACAGACTTCACTGCTTCATAGTGTTTTTTAACATGTTGTTTGAAATATTTCTGTGTATTTACCTAATTGACATTCGTCtttcatattctttttaattaaatttgaggtTTGAGCTAATCTTCAGAGTCAGGACTGAGCTGTTTCAATACCTTTGGAGTACCAGTGAAATTTACTGTTGTGCCATAATTAGTTGCACTTCCAGCTCATTCTTTGGTTTTGATTTACCATTTGTTACTTGAATCAAATTTCTATCAAAAACTTTGGATGTCCAACCAACAAgaatcataaattcataatgaACTTGAAAAACAACTGAGGGCCAAACCGCCCAACAAAATTTACTTACATTTTAATGGAACTTTTTTTCAAGTAGCACCTGTGAAATGGAACCCTAATTATTCTCACATCATGTAGTTAGCTTTTTCTGGTCTCTGTTAGATGGATTCTTGTTTCCTTCATTGTCGAAAATGCCCTTATTAAATTATCACTTAAGATAAAAGTTCTCAGGCTGAACAAGTGCATGTCATACATACCGTTGCTCAAAATCTTATCTGGATTTCTTTGCACAGTTAATGTTCTTAAGCCAACAATTGTTCACAAGCTTCCAAATGATCTCGAGGGAATGGAAGCAACCACGGAACGGTTGCTTGCTCTAATTGACGATGTGTACAAATATGTGGATAATGTCGTGGTGAGGAAgctgttttttgttttttttgcctGAATCTCTTCTTTCCCGTCCATGCTTGTGATTTAaacatgtattttttttattgtttcagGAAGGACGCAGCGCCCCTGATGATAAAATTGGAAGATTTTTATCTGATAAAATAGCAGCTCTTCCCAAACTATCTCCAAATGCTTTTGATAAGCTAGTGAATGACAGTCTGCAGGTATGAAATCCTATCTACTGTATGGTTGCTGATGCCTTAATTACTCAAAAGTTAATAAGATGTTTACATTCTTTCTTTGGGTTGTCCATTATTTCAaattaaacataattaaaatttattatttctctttcTCCAATGCGCACTTCTGCCTTGATTTAACTAAACCTACAATTTCTAATAAGTATTTCAAAGTTTATTTATAGAAAATCTTGAGACACTTACAACGGAAGATAGTGGTGAAGGTCATGAGCTATTGAAATTCATAGTCGTTATGGTTGGAGATGTATTTTTGTTAAACTATGTTTTCATCTTCTTGCAGGACCAACTTCTGTTGCTTTATTTTTCTAGCATTACGAGAACACAACTTAGCTTAGCAGAAAAGCTGAATACTGCTGCCCAGATCCTTTGATGGATATTCCTTTTGTTTTCTTGAGACACCATGATAGTAGCTCTGTTGATGTAGTAgtttttttcctttcctttgTTTGTGCTGTGCTCTCTTTTAAAAGGGAAATTTTGTGTATGATCTGGATTTGAGCATCTCTCTGAAAATCAATCTCATTTTCAGCCATGCCCCATcagcatttttttatttcagattGAGCACCTTTCGTTTCTAGTCATGCcttatttcactatttttttaattatcagtttgtgttattttcttttaatatttgaattatataaaaaataaaaatgcaaagTATAAAGAACATTACATATATTATGAAATACGATAATAAGATAACATATATTGAAAACGCAACAATAAAACAACTATAGATTATTAAACTAACATCAAAATCTAAAATTTGTGCCAACAATTGTATCAAGTCATGATGCAATTGGGATCTCATCCTTTTTAACGACAGTATGTTAAAAATGCATTTGTAAGCTGCTGGTGTCATGGAATTCATTTGTCATCTCTGAGATTGTTATTCAttgtataaataaatttttggaGACCAGTGAGATTGTTATTCAATAAAGTACATTCCAACTTCTGGTGTTGAAGGAATTCTATCTCTTGTTCTAAATCTTGTTTTATATTGGAATagatctttttttttaaaagtggACAACACATAGATAGTACTCACTCCATATGTGTCACATTGGGCGAATGATGCATGATTTAAGAAATGTTGTTTCGTATGTtaagtagaaaataaaaatttacttttatatattgatgggagagaatttactttttctctaaaGGAAATGTAACACTTTTTtacatataaacaaaaaaaaagtatacCATCAATTttgggacaaatggagtatctTCTTTTGTGGTTGTAGACTTTTATACCGAACCATATGATTCTTGTGCTGATTGTCATCACTTTTCAATTTGAACAATTACCAAATTCATTAAAT
This window contains:
- the LOC121790420 gene encoding eukaryotic translation initiation factor 3 subunit F-like, which codes for MHDLFSTGGVIGGSTLIHEFYSREVNNPIHLTVDTEFRTGNASIKAFVSVGLSLGDQQLAAQFQEIALDLCMVEAEQIGFNVLKPTIVHKLPNDLEGMEATTERLLALIDDVYKYVDNVVEGRSAPDDKIGRFLSDKIAALPKLSPNAFDKLVNDSLQDQLLLLYFSSITRTQLSLAEKLNTAAQIL